The window GCACGACGAGCCGGGGCTTCGGCGGCCGGGGCGGCCGGTGGACCACGGCGGCCGGAACACCGCCGGTGGACAGCGCCGCACGCACCGTGCGCCGGACGTCCGGCCGCGTGCTGCGCCGGTGACGCCGTCGCTGGGCCAGCCGTGCGGCCAGCACCCGGGCGAGCGGGTCGACGGTCTCGCGCAGCGTCTCGATCTCCTTCGCGGAGGCGGTGAGGAACGCCACGTCCTCCGGCAGCGGCGTGCGCAGCGTCTTGGCGACCGCGGCCGCCCCCCGGTCGGCGACCAGCCGGCGGCGGATCTCCGATTCCACCTCGATCCGGAACTGCTGGACGGTCCCCTCGGCGCGCTCGGTCCGCAACCGTGCGTCCAGCCCGGCCGGCCCGTCGCCGGGTTCGCCGGTGAGCAGCTCGGTGACCAGCCGGTCGGCGTCCACGGCCCGCATCGTGCGGTACAGGTAGTAGGTACCGGCGACCGGACGGCCCGGCTGGACGTCGGCGTGCCGGTCGACGAACACCGCCGCGAGCGCCCGCTGCAGCGCGACGTCGCCCGCGCGCAGAGCGTCCACCAGCAGTTCGCGCAGTTCGTCGTCGGACAAGCCGGTGAGGACGGGACCGGACCCGCGGTCGGGATCGGCCGTAGGCCGGAAGAACAGCCCGAACACCGTGTCGAACGCGTGCTCGTGCGCCGCGACCTTGACCAGCGTGGCGCGCAGCGCCACCTGTACCTCGATCGGGCGGCCCAGGTCGACGTGCTCCAGCGCGCGGAGCGCGTCGATCTGCTCGCTGACCGAGATCGGGAGGCCGACCGTGCGCAGCTCCGCGACCAGGCTCTCCACCGCCGCGAGCATCTAGTCGGCCCCGTCGAGAAACGCCATGACGATCTCCAGGCAGCGGACGTCCGCGGCGAGCCCGAAGTGGTCGACGCCGGGCAGCATCCGCAGGCGCGCCCGCCCGAACGCGGCGACGAGGTCGTCGGCGGGCGCGTTGAAGTCCTTGTCACCGAGGACGACGAGCACGGACGCGTCCACCTTCGCGAGCGCGTCGGGCTCGGCGGGCGGCTTGGGGATCTCCAGGTAGCGCCGGACGTCGTCGATGTCGTTGCCCGCCGAGCGGGCCATCCGCCGGAACAGCCGGCCCACCCCGTGGGGGTCGTCCTCGTCGGCGAGCGCGTCGGCGAGCCTGCGTATCGCGACGACGTTCGGCTTGAGCACGCCGTTGCCGACGCCGAGCAGCGCGAGCCGCCGGAACCGGGCCGGCTCGCGCGCGGCGGTCGCGGCGAGGAGCTGCGCACCGGCCGAGAACCCGACCGCGTCCAGCGGCCCGTCCACCTCCAGCCGCCCGAGCAGGTCGTCGACGACCTCGTCGCCGCTGGTCATATCCGGTGGCGGGGCGTCGCCGTGCCCGGGGAGGTGGTATCCGATCACCGGGTGCCCGGCGGCTTCCAGCAGGTCGATCCAGCCGACCTTGCGGAAGTTGTGGTCGATCGTCGACCCGGCGCCGTGCACGAGCAGAACGGTCATGCCGACATCCCCGTGAAGTGATCCGTGGCCTGCGTGATGTCGCTCTGGTTCTTCAGTAGCACGTGCAAGTAGCTGCGGACCGTGGCGTCGGTCACGGTCTCCTCGGAGAGCAGCACGAGCGCCCTGGCCCAGTCGAGGGTCTCGGAGACCGACGGGCGCTTCTTCAGGTCCATCGCGCGCAGCGAGCGGACGACATCGGCCACCTGCGCGGCGAGCCGCTCGGAGATGCCGGGCACCCGGGCCAGCACGATGTCGCGTTCGCGGTCCGGGTCGGGGTAGTCGAGGTGGAGGAACAGGCAGCGGCGTTTGAGTGCCTCGGACAGCTCCCTGGTCGCGTTCGAGGTGAGGAACACCAGCGGGGTCCGGCTCGCGGTGATCGTGCCCAGCTCCGGCACCGACACCTGGTAGTCCGAGAGCACCTCCAGCAGCAGCGCCTCGGTCTCCACCTCCAGCCGGTCCACCTCGTCGATCAGGAGCACGACCGGTTCGTCCGCCCGGATGGCGGCGAGCAGCGGGCGAGCCAGCAGGAACGCCTCGCCGAACAGGTCCTCGAGGTTCGTCTCGGCGCCGGTCCCGGCCGCCTGGATCTGCAGCAGCTGCTTGCGGAAGTCCCACTCGTACAGCGCCTTGGACTCGTCCAGGCCCTCGTAACACTGCAGCCGGATCAACCGGGCGCCGGTGGCCGCCGCGACCGACTTGGCCAGCTCGGTCTTGCCGGTTCCCGCTGGACCCTCGACGAGGACGGGCTTCGCCATCCGCGCGGCGAGGTGGACGGTGCCGGCGATCCGGTCGTCGGGCAGGTAGTCGACCGCGCGTAACCGGTCTGCGGCGTCCTTTGCCGAGGTAAAACCAGGTGCGTTCTCCACGGGGGTCCTCTCTCGCCGCTGCAGCGGCCGACGCGCCTTGACGCGGGCAGAACTCCTGCATAATTTCAGAACTGTCAAAGCATGGGGAGTCGACGTGCCCTCCCTGGAGGAGTTTCATGGATTTTGACCTCACCCCGGATCAAAAGCTCTTCCGGGCAACTACGAAGAAGTTCCTCGAAGCCGAGGTGCCTCTGACCACCGTCCGGGAGCTGTCCACCGGTCCGCACGGGTTCGCGCGGGACTGGTGGACCCGGGGCGCCGAGCTGGGGTGGACGACGCTGCTGGTCCCCGAGGACCAGGGCGGCGGCAGCGTGTCCGACGCCGGGTTGCTCGACCTGCTGATCGTCGCCGAGGAGATGGGGCGGCTGGTGTCCCCGGGACCGCTGGTTCCAGTGAACACCGTGTTGGCCGCGTTGGTGGACGCCGGTGGTCACGCTGATTCCGTCGAGCGGCTCGTCGCGGGCGAGGCCGTCGGCACCTGGGCGGTCTACGAGCCGGGCAGCGGGTGGACGCCGGACGACCCGGGTGTCACCGCGACGCCGACCGACGACGGCTGGACGCTGAGCGGCGTCAAGGATCGGGTGGAGGCCGCCGACCAGGCGGACCTGTTCCTGGTGACGGTCCGCGCGCCGGAAGGGCCCACCCAGTTCCTGGTGCCCGCCGACGCGGCCGGCCTGCGGGTGGAGCCGTCCTGGTCGCTCGACCTGGTTCGGCGGTTCGGCTCGGTGGCGTTCGACGACGTGCGGGTGTCGGCGTCGGCGCTGGTCGGACGGTTGGGGGCCGCGGAGCCGCTGATCGATCGCCAGCGGTTGATCGCGTCGGTGCTGCAGAGCGCGGAGACCGCCGGTGCGGTCGACCGGGTCCTGGAATTCACGATCGCGTGGGCGTTCGACCGGTACTCGTTCGGCCGGCCGCTCGCGTCGTACCAGGCGCTCAAGCACCGGTTCGCGGACATGAAGACGTGGCTGGAGGCCTCGCACGGCATCGTGTCGGCCGCCGGGCGCGCGGTGCAGGACCGCTCCGCCGACGCCGCCGACCTGGTGAGCGCCGCCGCGTCGTACGTCGGGTCCAAGGCCACCGACATCATCCAGGACTGCGTCCAGCTGCACGGCGGCATCGGCGTCACCTGGGAGCACGACCTGCACCTCTACCTGCGGCGCGCCACCGTCAACCGGGCGCTGTACGGAACGCCCGAGGAGCACCGTCGAGCGCTGGCGGAGCAGATCATCGTCCGGGAAAGGGCAGCCGCATGAGCACCGAGTCGGTCGAGTCCGTCGAGGACTTCCGGTCCAGGGCCCGGACGTGGCTGGCCGCGAACATGCCGCGCCTGGAGGACCGGGACACCAGCCTGGACGACCCGGAGAACGACGACGCCTCCTGGGCGCGCACCCGTGAGCTGCAGAAGCTGCTCTGGAGCGGTGGGTTCGCCGGTATCGCGTTCCCGCGCGAGTACGGCGGCCTCGGGCTGACGCGGGAGCACCAGCGGGCGTTCAGCGCGGAGTCGGCGCCCTACGAGATGCCGCTGCGGATCAACGTCCCGACGCTCGCGATCTGTGCGGCGACGATCCTCGACATGGGCAGCGAGCAGCAGAAGCGCGACCGGATCGGCGCGGCGCTGCGCGGCGACGAGCTGATGGTGCAGTTCCTCTCCGAGCCGCGCGGCGGGTCCGACCTGGCCGGCGTGACGACCAAGGCCGAGCGCGACGGTGACGTCTGGATCCTCAACGGCGCGAAGATCTGGAGCTCCGGCGCGTACGCCGCGGACTACGGGCTCTGCCTGGTGCGGACCGACTGGTCGGTGCCCAAGCACGCCGGCCTGACGATGTTCCTGGTGCCCGTGCACGAGAAGGGCGTCACGATCCGCCGGATCCGGCAGGTCAACGGGTCGACGGAGTTCTGCGAGGAGTTCTTCGACGACGTGATGCTCCCGGCCGACGCGGTCGTGGGCGAGGTGAACGGCGGCTGGGCCGTGGCGTCCCGGCAGCTGTACTGGGAGCGGACCGCGATGGGCGGCGGCTCGCCGTACGTCAGCGGTGTCGGGCGGGGCGTCTCGAGCGTGGCCGACCAGCCGCTCTGGGCGCTGGCGGACGAGGTCGGGCGGCTCGACGACCCGAAGGTGCGCGAGCTGATCGGCGAGTCGCGGGCCATCCACCTCGTGCAGGAGCACCTGGTGCGGCGGGTCACCGCGGGCCTGGCCGGTGGCCACCTGCCCGGGCCGTCGGCGTCGATGACCCGGCTGTTCCACGCGGAGACCGACTGGCGGGACAGCGACATCCGCCTGGAGATCGCGGGCAGCGCCGCGGTCACCGGCCCGCTGGAGGAGCCGGGGCCGGGCAAGGTCGGGGAGTTCTTCCTCAACCGGCAGGCGGGCAGCCTCGGCGGGGGCAGCACGGAGATGGCGCGCAACGTGATCAGCGAGCGAGTGCTCGGGATGCCGCGCGAGTACGCCGCCGACCGTGACGTCCCGTTCAACCAGGTGAAGCAGGGCAAGGCCTGAGCACACGTCGAAGGGGGCCGGGAGATCCTCCCGGCCCCCTTCGACGTGCGGTGTTACTTGACGAGTTCGCGGCGGAGGATCTTGCCGGTGGGCGTGCGCGGCAGCTCGTCGACGAACGTGACGACGTCCGGCGTCTTGGACGACCGGAGTACGCTGCGGACGTACTCCCGGACGCCGTCCTCGCTCAGGTCCGCGCCGGGCCTGCGGATGACGAACGCCCCGATCCGCTGCCCCCACTCCTCGTCGGGGATACCGACGACGACGGCTTCGGCGACGCCGGGGAGCTGGTGGATCGTGTCCTCGATCTCGGCCGGGGCGATGTTCTCCCCGCCGCGGATGATCGTGTCGTCCGCGCGGCCCTTGACGAACAGGTAGCCGTCGGCGTCCAGGTAACCCTCGTCCCGGGTCGGGAACCACCCGTCGGCGTCGATCCGGCTGCCGCCCTGGCGGTACTCGCCCGCTACCTGCGGACCGCGGACGAAGATCGCGCCGATCTCACCGGCCGCGGCCGGCGCGTCGGCGCTGTTGCGGATCTGGATCTCGACGGTCGGCAACGGGCGTCCGACCGAGCCGAGCCGGGCGCGGACGGCTGCGTCGTCGCTGGCGGCCGCCTCCCGGTGGTCGTCCGGCCCGAGCACCGCGATCGAGGACGACGTCTCGGTCAGTCCGTACGCGTTCACGAACCCGACCTCCGGCAGCAACGTCAGCGCGCGCTGCAGGATCGATGGGGCGAGCGGCGCACCACCGTAGGACAGCGAGCGCAGCGTCGTCGGTGCGGCTTCGCCCGCTTCGAGCGCGTCGACGATCCGGGACAGCATCGTCGGTACGACCATCGCGTGCGTGACGCCTTCCTCGGCGACCGTGCGGAGCCACCCCTCCGGCGTGAACTTGTCCAGGTAGACGATCCGCCGGCCGGTGTAGAGGTTGGACAGCAGGTTAGCGACCGCCGCGATGTGGTACGGCGGCACGCTGACGACGACCGCGTCGGTGGGGGCGGCGCCGCTGAACTCCACGGTGTCCAGGACGTACGCGGCGAGGTGCCGGTGGCGGAGCACCGCGCTCTTCGGCGCTGCGGTGGTGCCGCTGGTCAGCAACAGCACGGCCTCGGTGTCGGGGTCCGGCTCGCTCGGCAGCGTGACGTCGGGCGCGTCCTGTGCCGTCAGCGCCAGCCACTCGTCGACGCTCCGGGCGTCGGCGGCCACCGTCGGGTCTTCGGTGATCACGTACGGGCGGTCCTGGGCCGCCACGACGTCCACCAGCTGGTCGTGGGAGAGCCGGTAGTTCAGCGGCAGGAACGGGACTCCGGCGGTGGCGGCGGCGAACAGCGCGATCGGGAAACCGATGCCGTTCTCGCCGAGGTAGACGACGGTCCGGGCGCCGGAGGCGACCAGGTGGGCGGCGCCGACGCGGACGCGCTGCTGCAGGTCGAAGCCGGTGAGACCGTCGCGGGCGGTGCCGAGCAGAACCCGGTCGCCGTGCCCGGCGCCGGTCATCTCGAGGATGGTGAGGAGGTTCATCGTGCTCCTGCCGTCCGTCTGGCGAATCGCCCAGACGCTAAGGATTCTGTTCGAAGAATGTCAATGTATGGTGACGCGTCGCTCAGGGGGTGTTCGTCGGAACCTTGTGGGGACGCCACGTGGTCGCGAGCAGCAGCGCGGTTCCGCCGAGACCGGCGAGGACCGCGATCGCGATCCCGGCCAGCCCGGTGATCTCGACGCCGAGCGCGTGGTCGAGCGAGATCCGGCCCGGTCCGATCGCCGCGAGGCCCGCCGAGACCACCGCGATCAGCAGCACGTACTCGTACCCGTCGCGGAACACGAAGAAGCCGTTCGGACGGTGCGCGACGATCGCGGCGACGGCCATCACGCCGATCGTCGCGGCGCAGGCCAGTGGCGTCAGTAGCCCGACGATCAGGCCGAGGCCGGCGGCGATTTCGGTGACGACGCTGGCCCAGGCTTGGAAGACGCCGGGGCGCAGGCCCAGGCTCTCGAACCAGCCGGCCGTCCCGGCGATCTTGCCGCCGCCGAGCCAGTGGTTCCAGCCGTGCATCAGCAGCGTGGCGCCGAGGCTCAGACGGATCAGCAGCAGGCCGACGTCCACCCAGTTCATCGCGGAACCCCGGGGGAGAGAACGTTCATGGGCGCCCTCTGTTCAATCGATCGAAATATTGACGACCATCTAATCATATGAGTGACTGGAGGTGCGCCGGAGCGGCGTCCTGAGCGAGTGCGGGAGGCGGGATGACAGCGGTGCGGAGCGCAGCCCGGCCGTTGCGGGCGGTCGCCGACGGGGGCGGCGCACGCCGCGCCCGGCCGGAAGCGGACGCGTGGCGGCCGCCGGAGCTCGACCAGCTCGTTCGTGCGCTGAACCTCTGGAGGGTCGGCACGGGACACTTCCTGGCGATGGCCGCGGATCCCGACTGGCCCTCGTTCCCCGGCCCGCAGCTCGTCGCGGCCCTGGTGACCGCCGCCGAGCGCAGCGTGCCGGGCTCCCGGGTGCGGCTGGTCTCGTGGTCACCCGGTGCGCCGCCGTCGGCCCGCCGGTCGGTGCGGGTGTCGGTCGACGCGCTTTCCCGCGGGCCGTCCGGGGACGTGACCGCGGAACTGACCGTCGACCAGCGCGACTCC is drawn from Cryptosporangium aurantiacum and contains these coding sequences:
- a CDS encoding VWA domain-containing protein gives rise to the protein MESLVAELRTVGLPISVSEQIDALRALEHVDLGRPIEVQVALRATLVKVAAHEHAFDTVFGLFFRPTADPDRGSGPVLTGLSDDELRELLVDALRAGDVALQRALAAVFVDRHADVQPGRPVAGTYYLYRTMRAVDADRLVTELLTGEPGDGPAGLDARLRTERAEGTVQQFRIEVESEIRRRLVADRGAAAVAKTLRTPLPEDVAFLTASAKEIETLRETVDPLARVLAARLAQRRRHRRSTRPDVRRTVRAALSTGGVPAAVVHRPPRPPKPRLVVLADISGSVSTFATFTLYLVSALRGAFASVRTFVFVDGVDEVTDLLATEPDLAAATRRINSEGLGVWLDGHSDYGHALESFWDSWGTQITGRTTVLVLGDARSNYHAPRAEVLRRIRARAAQLYWLNPEPTAAWDSGDSVIGGYAPHCDAVVECRTVRQLKAFVDGLGDGSR
- a CDS encoding alpha/beta fold hydrolase; its protein translation is MTVLLVHGAGSTIDHNFRKVGWIDLLEAAGHPVIGYHLPGHGDAPPPDMTSGDEVVDDLLGRLEVDGPLDAVGFSAGAQLLAATAAREPARFRRLALLGVGNGVLKPNVVAIRRLADALADEDDPHGVGRLFRRMARSAGNDIDDVRRYLEIPKPPAEPDALAKVDASVLVVLGDKDFNAPADDLVAAFGRARLRMLPGVDHFGLAADVRCLEIVMAFLDGAD
- a CDS encoding AAA family ATPase produces the protein MENAPGFTSAKDAADRLRAVDYLPDDRIAGTVHLAARMAKPVLVEGPAGTGKTELAKSVAAATGARLIRLQCYEGLDESKALYEWDFRKQLLQIQAAGTGAETNLEDLFGEAFLLARPLLAAIRADEPVVLLIDEVDRLEVETEALLLEVLSDYQVSVPELGTITASRTPLVFLTSNATRELSEALKRRCLFLHLDYPDPDRERDIVLARVPGISERLAAQVADVVRSLRAMDLKKRPSVSETLDWARALVLLSEETVTDATVRSYLHVLLKNQSDITQATDHFTGMSA
- a CDS encoding acyl-CoA dehydrogenase family protein; its protein translation is MDFDLTPDQKLFRATTKKFLEAEVPLTTVRELSTGPHGFARDWWTRGAELGWTTLLVPEDQGGGSVSDAGLLDLLIVAEEMGRLVSPGPLVPVNTVLAALVDAGGHADSVERLVAGEAVGTWAVYEPGSGWTPDDPGVTATPTDDGWTLSGVKDRVEAADQADLFLVTVRAPEGPTQFLVPADAAGLRVEPSWSLDLVRRFGSVAFDDVRVSASALVGRLGAAEPLIDRQRLIASVLQSAETAGAVDRVLEFTIAWAFDRYSFGRPLASYQALKHRFADMKTWLEASHGIVSAAGRAVQDRSADAADLVSAAASYVGSKATDIIQDCVQLHGGIGVTWEHDLHLYLRRATVNRALYGTPEEHRRALAEQIIVRERAAA
- a CDS encoding acyl-CoA dehydrogenase family protein codes for the protein MSTESVESVEDFRSRARTWLAANMPRLEDRDTSLDDPENDDASWARTRELQKLLWSGGFAGIAFPREYGGLGLTREHQRAFSAESAPYEMPLRINVPTLAICAATILDMGSEQQKRDRIGAALRGDELMVQFLSEPRGGSDLAGVTTKAERDGDVWILNGAKIWSSGAYAADYGLCLVRTDWSVPKHAGLTMFLVPVHEKGVTIRRIRQVNGSTEFCEEFFDDVMLPADAVVGEVNGGWAVASRQLYWERTAMGGGSPYVSGVGRGVSSVADQPLWALADEVGRLDDPKVRELIGESRAIHLVQEHLVRRVTAGLAGGHLPGPSASMTRLFHAETDWRDSDIRLEIAGSAAVTGPLEEPGPGKVGEFFLNRQAGSLGGGSTEMARNVISERVLGMPREYAADRDVPFNQVKQGKA
- a CDS encoding class I adenylate-forming enzyme family protein, whose product is MNLLTILEMTGAGHGDRVLLGTARDGLTGFDLQQRVRVGAAHLVASGARTVVYLGENGIGFPIALFAAATAGVPFLPLNYRLSHDQLVDVVAAQDRPYVITEDPTVAADARSVDEWLALTAQDAPDVTLPSEPDPDTEAVLLLTSGTTAAPKSAVLRHRHLAAYVLDTVEFSGAAPTDAVVVSVPPYHIAAVANLLSNLYTGRRIVYLDKFTPEGWLRTVAEEGVTHAMVVPTMLSRIVDALEAGEAAPTTLRSLSYGGAPLAPSILQRALTLLPEVGFVNAYGLTETSSSIAVLGPDDHREAAASDDAAVRARLGSVGRPLPTVEIQIRNSADAPAAAGEIGAIFVRGPQVAGEYRQGGSRIDADGWFPTRDEGYLDADGYLFVKGRADDTIIRGGENIAPAEIEDTIHQLPGVAEAVVVGIPDEEWGQRIGAFVIRRPGADLSEDGVREYVRSVLRSSKTPDVVTFVDELPRTPTGKILRRELVK
- a CDS encoding DoxX family protein, giving the protein MNWVDVGLLLIRLSLGATLLMHGWNHWLGGGKIAGTAGWFESLGLRPGVFQAWASVVTEIAAGLGLIVGLLTPLACAATIGVMAVAAIVAHRPNGFFVFRDGYEYVLLIAVVSAGLAAIGPGRISLDHALGVEITGLAGIAIAVLAGLGGTALLLATTWRPHKVPTNTP